From Paenibacillus sp. PvR098:
AGGACCTGATTCGCTCCATCACAACCTTTTCCGCCAAATATTACTTTCTGGAGGTCGTTTCACAGCCCCAAGGAAAAGAAATATTCAATAAATTGCGGGTACAATTGGAGATCGACGATTTGTACGAAGATGTCAAGCAAACGCTAGCCGATTTATTTAAATATCAAGGCAATTTCACATCCAAGCGGTCCAACTATTTGCTGCAGATTCTTACGATTTACACCGTGATCAGCGGTATCTATGGAATGAATCAAGTCATTGAAGACTTTAAAGCTCCCATCCAGTGGGAAAAAGTCGCAGAGTATTCCGTCTTCGAATACATCGCATTGACTGTCGGAGCAACGGGCATTGGCATCTCTTTCGTGCTAGGCGTCTTGGCGCTGATTCATTTGATCGGTGACCTGAAAAAGAAGATTCGGTCATGACAGGCGGTGCTGCGCCATCACAACGTTCCGTCAAACACGCACGCCTCAGGGGGCACATCGACAAAAGCCTGTATGGAGGGCTGCCTTAAGGTGCGTCCCTCTTGCCATCTCCATTCCGCAAACTGAAGCTTGACCGCAAGCCCAGGCTTCACCCAATAAGCCCCTTTCATTTCCGGATGCTCATTATTAAAGGGCTTATCCGTGATCGTGGCCGGCTTCAGCTTGGCCGTTAACTCAACCCAATCGGACTTCTTCAGCTTGCCGGTTCCGACATGACCGATATACAATAACTTTCCTTCAGGATTGTACACCCCGACTAGCACGGCATTCACGATGCCTCCGTTTAACGTATAACCCCCGATGACAGCTATGATGTCCCCATAATTTTTGACCTTAACCCATCGTCTGTCTTTCCCGTTAATGCTGTACGTGCTGTGAAGCTCCTTGCTGACAATTCCCTCCATCCCCTGCTGCTGCATCAATTGAAAAAGAGCTTCACCGTCCGGGTACGAAGGCACAATCTGAACCATGGGGCTCGGAGCAATCATTTGGCTCAGCAGCTCCAACCGGCTGCTTAGCGTTCTGTCCAAAACCCACTCACCGTCATAATACAACAAATCGAAGATCATATAGACTGCGGACACATGCTTCATAGCATATGGCACACGATCCAGTCTACGTATGCCGTCCCGCTTCATGACCTCATGAAACGAGGGCTTTCCGTCCGTGCCCAGAGCGATGATCTCCCCGTCCAAAATAACAGAATCCGCCCGGCAATACTCACGTATATCGGTAAGCTCAGGATACTGATAGGTTCTTTCATTCAATTTACGATTATATAAACGGCACTGCTGTCCATCGTAGTAAGTCAACATGCGGACGCCGTCCCATTTGACTTGATGAATCCACCGGTCCCCGGAAGGAACTTGGCTATCGGACACCGGCTCAAAAGGAATAACAGGTTTCATCGGGCACATCCCAGCCACCGCCTACCTTTCTTCAATGGATACAATGCCCCAATGCGCGAGAAGCTATGAATACTGCTCAAGAAGGAAGTGACGCCACCCATGCCCGTGACATCAAAGCATCAAAGAACAAAAGGAACCCTCGTCGTGGAGGGCCATGAATTGACCATTACCAATCCCGACAAGCCCCTTTGGCCGGAGAAAGGGATCACCAAAGCCATGTATTTGGAGAAGTTGGTACAACTCTCACCCTACTTGCTGACCTACTGCAGAAATCGTTATTTAACGACCATCCGTTTCCCTCATGGCTGGAACGATAAATCGTTTTACCAGAAAAATGCACCGGAGCCTACACCCGATTTTGTGAAAACCGCAGCACTCGAATCAATTCATTACGTGCATCTCGACTCTCTGCCGACGCTTCTGTGGCTTGGGAATTTAGCCGCTCTGGAGTTTCATCCCTCCTTCCACCGGATAGGAGAGACGCTGCCCGCCGAATGGCTGATCGATATTGATCCGAGCGTCGACCCTGAGCCGCGCATCATGGAGGCCGCGGAAATCATCGGAGACATTCTCCATGGCATGAACATCAAGTCCGTGCCCAAAACCTCTGGAGCCACCGGCGTGCAAATTTACGTTCCGATCCCTCCAGAGCGCGGGTATACGTTCGAGGAGCTGCGAAGTATCGGGCAGTTCGTCGCCTCTTATGCGGTACAGAAGCACCCGAAGCTGTTTACAGTGGAACGGCTGAAAAAGGATCGCGATACTTTGATATACATCGACTACCTGCAGCATTGGTACGGTAAAACACTCTCCGCTCCCTATACGCCCCGTGCCCGCAAGGATGCTACCGTCTCGACACCGCTTACCTGGGAGGAGGTGACCTTGCGCTGCGATCCGCGCGACTTCCACTTGCTGAACATCATCGAACGCCTGCAGCACAAAGGGGACCTGATAGCTCAGCTCCCCCCGCAAAATCTCGATCACGTGTTGTCGTTTATACGCAAATGAAGCACAGAAGACGAGCTCCTGCTCCAAAGCTTCTCCCCCTCTCAGCACGAACGGTTTCTTTAAAACAGTTCCACCTGAGCGAGGGAGATCATGGCCAAAGTGGCTTTGAACGCTAATCCTATACCCGTAAGGCGAGCGAGACCCTAAAACAGCGGCGACAGCATCCGCCCTATAACCTCCTTGGCTTTCTGCCAGCGGGACCGCTTCTCGAATGCATCCAGCTTCACCTCGCGGCAATCCTTCAGGTCAAGCAAGAAATCGGACTCCAGCCGCTGCAGCGTTTCCTTATCAAACACCACGGCGTTCAGCTCGAAATTATTGTAAAAGCTTCGCATGTCCATATTAGCCGTCCCCACGGTTCCAAGCAAATCGTCCATCAGCATCACCTTGGCGTGAACAAACCCTTTTTGATAAGCGTAAAATCGGACTCCAGCCTGCAATAATTCTTCAAAATAAGACATCGAAGCATAATTCACAATACGGGAGTCGGACTTCTGAGGGTAAATAATACGAACGTCAACTCCGCTGATCGCCGCCGTCTTGAGTCCCATACAGAGGCTGGCGTCCGGGATAAAATATGGCGTTGTGATATAGATCCTTTTTTTCGCCGCCGTGATCGCTCCAAAATACATTTCCAGAATAGCGTCCCAGTGCGCATCGGGTCCGCTGTCTATGATCTGCGCCGGCTTCCGGCCGCAGCAATCATGCTCGGGGAATAGGCTTGCGTCCGTAAGACGATGACCGCTGACAAACAACCAATCGATCGAAAACGTATGCTGCAGGGAATACACCGCATCGCCCTCCAGCTTTAAATGGGTGTCCCGCCAAAACCCAAGCTTTGGGTTGCCCCCCAAATATTCATCTCCGATATTGATACCGCCAAGGAACCCTGTGAGTCCATCGACCACCACGATTTTACGATGATTTCTGTAATTCATCCGCTTATTGAAGAATGCGATCATAGCCGGCAAAAAAAAGTACACTTCGCAGCCAGCCTGCTTCAGCTCTTCAACAAACATGCTGCTCAATTGGTAGCTGCCGATTCCGTCAAAAATACAGCGAACTTTTACACCCTCCCGCGCCTTGCGGATCAAGATATCTTGAAATTGTTTTCCCGTCTCGTCATCACGGATGGTATAAAATTCAAAATGAATGTGATCTCTTGCCTGCTCCATCGCCTCGAGCATCGCCGGGTAGGCCGCGCTGGCATTGGTCAGCACTTCGACCTCGTTGCGGTACGTGATTTGCGAGCCGGGAATATTGTTCAACAGCGTGAACAATCTTGGCTCATGCCTCCATCCTTTGAAGCTCTCTTCATCCCAATCCGGGTCTGACGCTTTTTGTTTTTTCCCTACATGACGAATATCGTTTATCGGGCGCAACCCTTTACGCCGCACCTTTCTTCTCCGGGTGTATTCTTTTGCCAGAAAATAGTACATGACAAAACCCACGACCGGAATAATAAACAAAATAATAAGCCAGGCCATCGCTTTGGACGGATGCCGAAACTCACTGATCAGAATGGTTAATATCTGCAGAATGAACAACAACAACGCAATGACAAGCCACAGCAAGCTAGCCCCCCCTTACCGATACGTTTCTATCTTTTACCTGTCTGTACGGACCTATTCCCCCTGATTGTAACCAGCTGAAACAAGATTGTCATAATTTTTCGCATTTGGAGAAAAATATACCGGACACCCCCCGGCAAAGCTTGGGTAGTATTCGGTGGGGAAGGGAGGTCGTTACGGTGATGATGAAAAGCAACCGTAAAAAAATAAAGGCAAAAGATGAGAACCGGCTGCAAAAACTGGATTTCCATTTTCTCGACGAGCTCCGCTCCGTGCCGGTGTTCCTGAATCTTGAGGAGAATAAGCAATATTTGAAAGAGCTGTTCAAGGACAGCTCCGATTTTGTTATTCGTGAATTTAAGCTCGAGCAAAGCTTGGATGCTATTCTATTCTTCGTTGACGGCATGACCAATACCGAGCTCGTCAATGAAGCCATGAAGTCGCTCATGATTCTAGAGGGTGATGAGCAGCTTATCGATAACATCTCGAAATCGGTGCTCCCGGTTTCACAAATCCAGAAAGCGAACAACTATGCGGATCTGCTGCTATCGGTGCTCGGCGGGGACACGGGACTGATCGTCGACCGGAATAATGAAGCTCTGCTGCTGGGCA
This genomic window contains:
- a CDS encoding RNA ligase family protein, with the translated sequence MKPVIPFEPVSDSQVPSGDRWIHQVKWDGVRMLTYYDGQQCRLYNRKLNERTYQYPELTDIREYCRADSVILDGEIIALGTDGKPSFHEVMKRDGIRRLDRVPYAMKHVSAVYMIFDLLYYDGEWVLDRTLSSRLELLSQMIAPSPMVQIVPSYPDGEALFQLMQQQGMEGIVSKELHSTYSINGKDRRWVKVKNYGDIIAVIGGYTLNGGIVNAVLVGVYNPEGKLLYIGHVGTGKLKKSDWVELTAKLKPATITDKPFNNEHPEMKGAYWVKPGLAVKLQFAEWRWQEGRTLRQPSIQAFVDVPPEACVFDGTL
- the ligD gene encoding non-homologous end-joining DNA ligase — protein: MPVTSKHQRTKGTLVVEGHELTITNPDKPLWPEKGITKAMYLEKLVQLSPYLLTYCRNRYLTTIRFPHGWNDKSFYQKNAPEPTPDFVKTAALESIHYVHLDSLPTLLWLGNLAALEFHPSFHRIGETLPAEWLIDIDPSVDPEPRIMEAAEIIGDILHGMNIKSVPKTSGATGVQIYVPIPPERGYTFEELRSIGQFVASYAVQKHPKLFTVERLKKDRDTLIYIDYLQHWYGKTLSAPYTPRARKDATVSTPLTWEEVTLRCDPRDFHLLNIIERLQHKGDLIAQLPPQNLDHVLSFIRK
- the cls gene encoding cardiolipin synthase, giving the protein MLWLVIALLLFILQILTILISEFRHPSKAMAWLIILFIIPVVGFVMYYFLAKEYTRRRKVRRKGLRPINDIRHVGKKQKASDPDWDEESFKGWRHEPRLFTLLNNIPGSQITYRNEVEVLTNASAAYPAMLEAMEQARDHIHFEFYTIRDDETGKQFQDILIRKAREGVKVRCIFDGIGSYQLSSMFVEELKQAGCEVYFFLPAMIAFFNKRMNYRNHRKIVVVDGLTGFLGGINIGDEYLGGNPKLGFWRDTHLKLEGDAVYSLQHTFSIDWLFVSGHRLTDASLFPEHDCCGRKPAQIIDSGPDAHWDAILEMYFGAITAAKKRIYITTPYFIPDASLCMGLKTAAISGVDVRIIYPQKSDSRIVNYASMSYFEELLQAGVRFYAYQKGFVHAKVMLMDDLLGTVGTANMDMRSFYNNFELNAVVFDKETLQRLESDFLLDLKDCREVKLDAFEKRSRWQKAKEVIGRMLSPLF